TGGATCGACTTGAAAGAATTTTACGTAATGTATCTAAGCCATATACACTTTAcataatgaataattatttaaaaaatatatttgttatcTACCTGgtgaataattattaattgacttaaataataaattaatatatcagcCAATCTCAAAAGTttcttgataataaattttttatatattttaaactctttattttaataattttttttataaaatgaaattttaatgaactatttactttttaaaaaatttggtttttgactctttattttatatttagtaaatagattatacatttttatatatttaagattCCTATCGTTCAAGGAATATCTTGGGAGCCAACCTGAAAGGTAGTGCCTAATGTAAggacttttttatatatttaattaattgatatctataatttttatttttatagtaaaaaataaaaaaaataaaaataaaaactattaatatttataaaaataaaaatagaataaaataaaagataatatataaaaaatatattggacttaaataaaatattttattatttatatttaactgagggttttttttttttttttttcttttagttgttCTTAGATTTTATGCCATCATCTAGGCTGACACTGTCCTTTGTCATTCTCTGAACGTAATTAAACTTCAGCATTGTAATTCTTGTAAAATATCTTTTGAATTGAAACAGCagagattaaattataaaaatttattgatgaATGCAAGTTGTAAAAACTCCAAACATGTAATGTGCAAAAAAAGGCCATCAATATGACTTAATTTACAGCGTTAGATCTTCCTCGagtattttgtttttgtgtGAAGAATGTAATTCACAGAATGTTTATGTAAttggtaaaagaaaataaaataaattaagaatgtTCATGTGACATCTCAAGAACACGTCAGAATACAGAGGCATAAGATTCTTgagataaatattaattacctAATATACACTCGTTCTAGTTTATGTAGGCAATAagtaactttttaatataataaaattgttagtaaattcttatttaaataaatacttCATTTTTgtaaactatatgctaaaataTTTGGTTCCACATATTTTAGGATTATTTTACAGAATCAATATCCTAATTAAATGTCTTCATAAAAGAATCctaattaaatgaaaactatctgttctttcttttccattttgttatatatttattataatttaagatttattattgCAGTGACTATTAACTCAATGCTCAATAAATACAGAATAGTGGACTTTAGCATTGAGAAATTAACTTaatccaattttatttttagaaaaagtcTTTCTacatttattagtttaataaaaaatatcaaatatagatCATATGCACACTCacatttattcaatttttttgaactaattataaatttagtatcttaattttttactttttctatttcagtatttaaataatttttttattcaatcaaGTATTTGAATAtgctaatttatatttattatgatgtCTCTTAAAAGTTTTACATgttaagataataatttaattcattttacatataaaatgatctataattatctttattcatcattacttataattttttatttttttttaatttttcatcttttttctaTTGTATATCAAATCTTCTTTTAgcactaaaaaatttattggattaattttttaaaaaatttattcatatttttttaatcttaaaaattactttttaaacaCTTGATATCTTCATCTTTCTCATTTTATGGTTTTGAGgtgaaagaatatattttatttgtattttgtaAGATGAATgcttgaaaataatttttttcaatttctatttaaatgaataagaaaaataaaaaaatttattttatttttaatcttttaagaaacaaatgagtctaaaaaaatagtgttgaaaatgaataaaaataaaaaataaaaaataaaataaatataatattattttaaataaaaatatttaaattaaattcactattaaaaatgaattaaataaatattttaatatataaaaccggtaatatattaaacatttttaaaaatttaaaaaattaattaaaatgaattagacatcaaaatagataaatacataaaattaaaatactaaatttataatttctttttaatggcTAGcattttgtattaattttaacaagaaatatattgaaaaatataaaattgataataatatttttgtatcAAACATCTAACGGtggttattaaaattaattgttaaaaggaaaaaaaaagaaagaagaaaagggtaaAATCCAAGACAGTCCACGAAAGGTCCTAACCACGTAATCCGACAGGTCGGAGAGAGAAACAAAACGGAAAGGGGTGAAGATAGATAGACTTCTGTACCCACATTTACAACAATATCAGAcccaatttttcatttttctcttttgcaaGAAAAAGCTTTCAGATTTGTTGCCTTTATTGCAATTtctaattatcttttatgggtttctcttttttcttcttgtcttaaatttgtttttaattgGTAGAAACTgggaaagaaagaggaagatGGGTCCAACAAACACGACTGCTGATCCTCATCCTCCACCTCCTCCTCATCATCATCGTCATCAACATTTTCGTCCTCCTCAGCTGATGAACGGCGATCATCACCGTGATGGCGCCGATGAGGATGAGCCATCATCTTCTGGGATTTCGTGCTCGATTTGTCTCGATACGGTTTTGGATAACGGGGGCAGATCCAGAGCTAAGCTCCAATGTGGTCATGAATTCCATCTGGGTAATCTTGATTTtggttttaattttcatatgttaatttattatattttattttattttggataaaTTTTATGCTGTAAGTTCtttgagttttaattatttgcgTTGACCCTGTCAAAGGATTGTTTTATTTGCATGCAGGTCTTCTCAATTAAGTTTTAAGCTAGAGGAGATTTAACGAATTCTATGCTTTATTTTGGGTTATAATTTTGTTAGTTTTGAATAtcaattatgttttaatttgcTGTTCTATGTCCTCTATTTCTAAAGAGGGTAAAAGACATGTACTTATGGGTATTTACTTGATAGCGTGTATTATTTAAAAGAGCACAATGTGACATGTATGGTCATTGTTATATTTTACTGTTTCCACTATGCAGATTGTATTGGTTCAGCATTTAATATGAAAGGAGCAATGCAATGCCCAAATTGCAGAAAAGTTGAGAAAGGCCAATGGCTCTATGCAAATGGCTCCAATCGTATGTTACCTGAGATGAGCATGGATGACTGGATTCCTGAGGAGGACTTCTATGACCTAAGTTATTCTGAAATGGTATAATGCTGTTGCTTTCTCTTTGTTTATCTTCAGTGTTCTTACAGCTAGTTATTTTGAAACACATAATTCAGCTTGTGCAATTTGATAAAGGCATGAATTTTGCTATGGCatcatttcttttcattatggTCGTGCACAGCTGCTGTTAAAACTGTAATGCGTTTTCTTGATGAGGCAGAATATTAATCTGATCCATGCATCTTGGAAAATGACTTGTATCTAGTTCTAGAAgctaaaattttgaaatctaAAAGGCGCCAGAAGGAAATTTAACTCTCTCGCGGAATTTAGTAACTTGTAAGAATGTAAACTTTTGTAAAAACATTTATCCTAATATAGAGGAGGCTGTTAATGCGTACACATAGGGAGTAGAAAGAAGAAGTGGGGAGCACTCATCGGCCTGATCTTTTACACCTTTATGGTCAGAgagctattattattttctattttatgttTGCATCTCTTTATTCTAGTAATGTCTTTCCCAATTCCTAAGCCAGATATGTGAGTTCTACTTATTAGTGCATTGTTTCTTATGTTTGTGTTTATATAAGGCTGTAATATACTGAGATCATTAATCATTGAGTATTAGAACAAATATGTATCTGATATTGAGTCTGTTCGAAAGTGGATGTGTTATTTGCAATTTGTGCATCTAATTGAAATGCGATTATCAAGTGGGATGATGACTGCCTAACCACATTTCCTGTTGGTGATATAAACGTTTTTGAACAATGAGATGCTGAGTTATCTGGAGGACATctgttttattgtttatgaACGGGGATAATTCTATCTTTGCTATGCTTGTATGTATTCTTTGAAGAACTGGTAAATAATTAAAGCAGGTATAGCTTCTAAATTGGGCTAAGAAGGTTGCTCCAGGCCTATGTTCTAGATCCTTTGCCGAATATAAGTGAAATAAATTTGGTGATTCTTGTGAACTTTTGAATGGTAATGCAGCTTGATTTTGAACTGCCTGGGTTGTAAACCTGCTGTCACTACACTCAACTCCACTTAGATTTTTGCATGAGCTTCTTAGTAACAAAGTTTGTTGATTTTGCTCTTAGTTCTATGGTGCATCTTTGTTAAGGAatcataattttcatttttcagcCCTTGGATGTTAGCTATTGGCTTGATATTCTGGTTTATCACTATTTCATAGGTGATATGTTTGTCAAGTATTGGCTTAAATTGTACATTTGTTGGGTTGTATGAGGTAGACTTGAGGCTTTCATATTATTATCACAGAAGAAAACAAGATCTAATAAGCAGATGATAGAAATTTGACTGTGGGTTTGgctcttcttttatttgaagGAAGTTGTTAATTATACCAAAATAGACTTTTATGGTTTTTGTTTTATGTATATTGTCTCAAcaattttttcttgtttatttcaGCCATATAGAGTTCACTGGTGTCCCTTTGGTGAATTGGCACGAGTTGGTTCATCTTTTGGGTAAGCAAGTCTAATTTCTGTGTTACTCATTATTCGTCATATTCATCCTGCTTGTCTTGTgttgcaatttctttcttcCCTACTGAGCCTGCATGTCCATTAAGGCTAAGTTTTCTCTCATCATGTGCTCAGATTTGGGCTACTCATATTTTCCTCTAAGGCAAATGAGAATAATGACTTATAGTGGAGATGCGGGTGTAAGCTGGatttataatagaaaattttctAGATTGGATTTGTTTTATTCCATGGTTAATTTTGCTTTAAATTTTGGCATCTGTTAATCTATTGCTTATGCTTTCTTGTGTAAGGTCTGTTCCTCTTTGGACATGGCCAAGTTGACAGTCACAATAATAGGAAGCTGGAAGGCATTTAATTACCTTGAGATGTTCTTTACCTATGTtcctattatttttccccCTCAAAAACATTGGGCAGTTCTGTTTTTATAGCATAAATATTGCTTTGCTGATGAATTGGTGCTTTATGTATTCCAGGGAAGTGGAATCTCCATCAACCACCTGTAAGTgtcttattattaatattctgATTACTATTGGTACCTAAATGATAGTGTAAGATGGATgatttttcttcatattttagATCATGACTTAAGGGGACACCATTCAGTATATGCTGAACATACTGCTGCATCATCAGTGGCTCATTCATATGTTGCATATGTTGGACCAATTCCTCCGAACCCATCAAGATCTAATGATGGTATTGATGATCCTAACTTCAATCATCACTGGAATGGTCTATCTGGACGCCATGAAATCTTTAGTACCCATGCTTTTCCTGCCATTAACATCCAATACCATAATTGGGGCCGCCGTTCGCCTCCTTTCTCTGTATCCAGTAGCCATATAAATGGTGTCGATCCAGCTTCTGTTCCTATGACATTCAGATCCTCTGTTGGTGAATCAGATACAAGGACAAGATCCACGTCCTTTCCGCATCCAATTGTGTTTGGTCATGGGTAAGCACTGTGCAGTCTTAAATAATCTCTGTTTGTCTTGCACATACCAAGGATTGACATAAAGTTGGATTTTCATCCTTGGTACTGGTGGTTTTGAATTGGatggtaattttctttaaatgtcATTGCACTTGGTTTTCCACTTATGTGCCTGCAGTTCATGAGATGATGGTTATTTATGCTCTTACTTTTGAGAAATACATGTTTGCATCATTAGTAGTCCCACTGgttattttatatcttcaaTTGCACAACATTTTCAATGCTGTTACATGATTTGTTACAGATAACATAGAATACTTTGTTTCGGCCAGTCCATTTGCTGTTAACAATGAGAAGAGTGTCATCTATGGTGCTGGGCTTTCATCATATGAGCCATCAACTACATAATGCTAATGAATTTGTTTCTGATTTTTACAGGTCTGGTCCTACAGCTGGCAGCTCATTTGTCTCTTCAATCTTTCCTCGCCATCCTGGCAGCGGTGCTCGGACCAATGAAAGGATCCAGATTTCTCATGCTTTCCATCGTCAACAATCAAGCAGTCCACCCGGCGTTCCTTCACCTATAATTCATGGCATCAGGAGATTTGATGGTCCAAGGGGCTTGCCAACAGTGGTTCCAGCACCCCCACAACATGATCATAGTGGTGGCTTCTTAATCATTCCTCCAAGTTCATCTAGCCAGAATTCACAAGAAGCAGAAAATCCTTTGCCAAATCATTTTCATGCACGGGAAAGAGAGCGTTTGCCTCATTTCCAGCATGCGTCTTTTCATCAGAATACTGGTGGTGGACCCAATCCTGGCAACAGATCTAGCAGCTTTTGGCATA
The Ricinus communis isolate WT05 ecotype wild-type chromosome 1, ASM1957865v1, whole genome shotgun sequence DNA segment above includes these coding regions:
- the LOC8259854 gene encoding E3 ubiquitin-protein ligase RFI2 → MGPTNTTADPHPPPPPHHHRHQHFRPPQLMNGDHHRDGADEDEPSSSGISCSICLDTVLDNGGRSRAKLQCGHEFHLDCIGSAFNMKGAMQCPNCRKVEKGQWLYANGSNRMLPEMSMDDWIPEEDFYDLSYSEMPYRVHWCPFGELARVGSSFGEVESPSTTYHDLRGHHSVYAEHTAASSVAHSYVAYVGPIPPNPSRSNDGIDDPNFNHHWNGLSGRHEIFSTHAFPAINIQYHNWGRRSPPFSVSSSHINGVDPASVPMTFRSSVGESDTRTRSTSFPHPIVFGHGSGPTAGSSFVSSIFPRHPGSGARTNERIQISHAFHRQQSSSPPGVPSPIIHGIRRFDGPRGLPTVVPAPPQHDHSGGFLIIPPSSSSQNSQEAENPLPNHFHARERERLPHFQHASFHQNTGGGPNPGNRSSSFWHRHSS